Proteins from a genomic interval of Papaver somniferum cultivar HN1 chromosome 4, ASM357369v1, whole genome shotgun sequence:
- the LOC113272387 gene encoding uncharacterized protein LOC113272387 has product MVMLLIFFMQKLKNLKHILKEWNWKVFGDLKVKIQEAEQNVKATMETSDHNPRDEQALHDLVNTQNELNSRETQYNTMLQKKSRIKWVKEGSANTAFFHSNIKIRQTRNTICELEDENENLISDQKKIADILVDFFEKRFQAQDIEVNEDILDVIQNVITESDQFMLEVIPEADEIKAVVFDMDGDSAPGPDSVSGMFYKACWDIIQQDFINVIQYCWRRRMACLMHKLVSPQQVAYIKGRNIHEQILLASELVNEMKKKRRGGNLSLKLDISQAYDSGAQARRSTISILFVLIEEVLSGGLTKLVETRKLQPMVTRDGIAPTHILFADDIFLFNNCSKRSIENLLNLIETYQNCSGQIINKNKNKNLGIIIHPGRIKSASVCPMVEIMQDYLAVWKGDADVRKFKTISWRRVCTPFCEGGLGIRRLSDSLKNDVRWILGNGEHISVWFDIWTGDCPIIEKIGFTDYVNNNIQMKVKDLLQNNEWVIPTELKNFISLPLPIISGAHDNIIWSGDIKGNFPTTAAVNKVRHKEQKIHWPSHIWKSFLHPGISSNIWKIQQGVFIDDQKKITQGYDTVSMCCVCKQDQEELNLLPLECCWLNPPKNFVLFCCDGAAAGNPGLAGFGVIARDHDCAVIGTVSGGL; this is encoded by the exons ATGGTGATGCTCCTTATATTTTTCATGCAAAAACTTAAAAATCTCAAGCATATTCTCAAGGAATGGAACTGGAAGGTTTTTGGTGATTTAAAGGTCAAAATTCAAGAAGCAGAACAGAATGTCAAGGCAACAATGGAGACTTCAGATCATAATCCTCGTGATGAACAAGCACTGCATGATTTGGTTAATACTCAAAATGAACTCAATTCAAGAGAAACTCAATACAATACAATGTTGCAAAAAAAATCTAGAATAAAGTGGGTGAAGGAAGGGTCAGCAAACACTGCTTTCTTCCATTCTAATATTAAAATCagacaaacaagaaataccatctgtgaattggaagatgaaaatgaaaatctGATATCTGATCAGAAAAAGATTGCTGACATATTGGttgatttttttgaaaaaagatttCAAGCTCAAGATATTGAAGTTAATGAAGATATTCTTGATGTCATCCAAAATGTTATTACTGAATCAGATCAATTTATGCTTGAAGTAATTCCTGAAGCAGATGAAATAAAGGCAGTTGTTTTTGATATGGATGGAGATAGTGCCCCTGGACCAGATAGCGTCTCTGGAATGTTCTATAAAGCATGTTGGGATATCATTCAACAAGACTTCATTAATGTTATTCAATATTGCTGGAGGAGAAG AATGGCTTGTCTCATGCATAAGCTAGTTTCTCCTCAACAAGTAGCATACATTAAAGgtagaaacatccatgaacaAATTTTGCTAGCTTCTGAACTAGTgaatgagatgaagaaaaaaagaaggggaGGTAACCTAAGTTTGAAACTTGATATCTCACAAGCCTATGATTCA GGGGCTCAAGCAAGGAGATCCACTATCTCCATTTTATTTGTTCTAATTGAGGAGGTTTTAAGCGGAGGGTTAACTAAACTGGTAGAAACAAGAAAGTTACAACCAATGGTTACAAGAGATGGAATTGCTCCTACCCACATACTATTTGCTGatgatatttttcttttcaataattGCTCAAAAAGAAGTATTGAAAATCTCTTGAATCTGATTGAAACTTATCAAAATTGCTCTGGTCAAATTATTAACAAGAACAAAA ATAAAAATTTGGGAATCATTATTCATCCAGGCAGAATCAAATCTGCATCTGTGTGTCCAATGGTAGAAATAATGCAAGATTATTTGGCAGTTTGGAAGG GTGATGCAGATGTTAGAAAATTTAAAACCATTTCTTGGAGAAGAGTATGCACTCCATTTTGTGAAGGAGGATTGGGTATTAGAAGGCTCTCAGAT TCTCTTAAAAATGATGTCAGATGGATATTAGGCAATGGAGAACATATCTCAGTTTGGTTTGACATTTGGACTGGTGACTGTCCTATAATTGAGAAGATTGGTTTTACTGATTATGTTAACAATAATATTCAGATGAAAGTAAAGGATCTATTACAGAATAATGAATGGGTAATACCGACTGAATTGAAAAACTTCATTTCTCTGCCATTGCCTATTATAAGTGGTGCTCATGATAACATTATTTGGAGTGGTGATATAAAGGGTAATTTCCCAACAACAGCAGCAGTCAACAAAGTTAGACACAAAGAACAAAAGATTCATTGGCCTTCTCACATCTGGAAATCCTTTCTTCATCCTGGTATCTCAAGCAAcatttggaaaatccagcaaggTGTTTTCATAGATGATCAGAAGAAAATTACTCAAGGCTATGATACGGTGTCTATGTGCTGTGTATGCAAACAAGATCAAG AAGAACTAAA
- the LOC113275216 gene encoding protein EXORDIUM-like 3, producing MKESGSSLHLLFTLFIFSLVFPLTIFTKPVFSSTPWPHHVKQISGDGKDLDFGSSKKYEGSSEFVHLKYHMGPVLTSTITVHPIWYGTWKNSQKKIIREFINSISSDDSKHPSVSGWWKTVQLYTDQTGANISRAVHLGEEKNDRFYSHGRSLTRLSIQSVIKSAVSVRKKPLPINPKSGLYLLLTADDVHVEDFCGQVCGFHYFTFPSIVGYTLPYAWVGNSEKLCAGTCAYPFAVPDYIPNLKPLKSPNGDIGIDGMISVIAHEIAELATNPLVNAWYAGPDPSFPTEIADLCEGIYGTGGGGSYTGQMLKGHDGATFNMNGIRRRFLVQWVWNPYLKYCSGPNALDQ from the coding sequence ATGAAAGAGAGTGGTAGTAGTCTTCATCTTCTGTTTACTCTCTTCATTTTCTCTCTCGTTTTTCCTCTCACAATCTTCACAAAACCGGTCTTCAGTTCAACTCCATGGCCTCATCATGTGAAACAAATCAGTGGTGATGGTAAAGATCTTGATTTTGGGAGTTCAAAGAAGTATGAAGGTTCATCAGAATTTGTACATCTGAAATACCATATGGGTCCAGTTCTAACTTCAACCATCACagttcatccaatctggtatggAACATGGAAAAACTCACAGAAGAAAATCATTCGTGAGTTCATAAATTCAATCTCATCTGATGATTCAAAACATCCATCAGTTTCCGGATGGTGGAAAACAGTTCAGCTCTACACTGATCAAACCGGTGCTAATATCTCAAGAGCGGTACATCTCGGGGAAGAAAAGAATGACCGGTTTTACTCCCACGGCCGGTCACTTACACGTCTTTCAATACAATCGGTAATCAAAAGTGCGGTGAGTGTACGTAAGAAGCCACTTCCGATTAATCCGAAAAGTGGGTTATATTTACTCTTAACGGCAGATGATGTACACGTTGAAGATTTCTGTGGGCAAGTATGTGGATTTCATTATTTTACATTTCCGTCAATAGTTGGGTATACATTACCTTATGCTTGGGTCGGGAATTCCGAAAAGTTGTGTGCCGGTACATGTGCGTATCCATTTGCGGTGCCCGATTATATACCAAATTTGAAACCTTTGAAATCGCCAAATGGTGATATCGGGATTGATGGTATGATAAGTGTGATTGCTCATGAGATTGCAGAATTGGCTACAAACCCATTGGTGAATGCTTGGTATGCAGGGCCTGATCCTAGTTTTCCTACTGAGATTGCTGATTTGTGTGAAGGTATTTATGGGACCGGTGGTGGTGGGTCTTATACCGGGCAAATGTTGAAGGGTCATGATGGTGCTACGTTTAATATGAATGGAATCAGACGGAGGTTTTTAGTGCAGTGGGTTTGGAATCCTTACTTGAAGTATTGTTCTGGTCCTAATGCACTTGATCAGTGA
- the LOC113272389 gene encoding uncharacterized protein LOC113272389, giving the protein MGQNYTENMKLTSDDIVDMSKNLDNLITALAKQQLEDEEKSKTKAVAKRQQREEERVARTQETTENNKVLADTITTSITTALTNLYTTLSTSISTALSSHLNGNGNNRGETPPPPPARASVINLKFPYFDGEDPDGWIFNADKYFSVHTAGDALKITIAAASLKGDHNVWYRWKQTKVTIVTWAEFCSHVRARFVPDKFVDARLAISTINQNGSVREHIPEIERLLNFVDFPEDYLISCFIRSLKPHIGCMVKLLAPQSVSEAFTKAIHQEEAYAATRFIPRQPYRPPHIRTDANVQLTPYNKSTLPPGARLCVNPRLTFLDIDAEDTDIPAEKSEEIISFDHAEVSESEPKISFTSLMGSSFPRTMRIMGYMKGQPLTFLIDSGSTHNFLHPNLARQCGYIPQVNDTALCVTAEDGGQMQTKGSCHSIPFTLQGYSFSADFHLLDISGCDAVLGVHWLRTLGPITWDFSKLTMHFQNQDKEVFLQGTNSASIRLLDATPMQQLLSKESYAIFLQITSVISSTPSVRHSPEIQQLLHEFSDIFETTTSLPPERIHDHRIPLVSGSTRSM; this is encoded by the exons atgggTCAAAATTATACGGAGAATATGAAACTCACGAGCGACGACATTGTTGATATGTCTAAAAACCTTGATAACCTAATTACGGCTTTAGCTAAACAACAACTTGAGGATGAAGAAAAGAGCAAGACCAAAGCTGTTGCAAAACGCCAACAAAGAGAAGAGGAACGAGTTGCTCGCACACAAGAAACAACTGAGAATAATAAGGTTCTCGCAGATACCATTACAACCAGTATAACCACAGCTCTAACTAATTTGTACACGACTCTGTCGACAAGTATATCCACTGCTTTGTCTTCTCACCTCAATGGTAATGGTAACAATCGTGGTGAAACTCCTCCACCTCCGCCTGCCAGAGCTAGTGTTATTAATCTCAAGTTTCCTTACTTTGACGGAGAGGATCCTGATGGCTGGATTTTTAACGCTGATAAATATTTCTCGGTGCATACAGCTGGTGATGCTCTCAAGATTACTATTGCTGCTGCTAGTTTGAAAGGTGATCATAATGTTTGGTATCGTTGGAAACAAACCAAAGTTACGATAGTTACATGGGCGGAATTTTGTTCGCATGTTCGTGCTAGATTTGTTCCTGACAAGTTTGTTGATGCTCGGCTCGCCATTAGCACAATCAACCAAAACGGGTCAGTACGAGAACATATTCCTGAAATTGAGAGATTGTTAAATTTCGTTGATTTTCCAGAGGACTATTTGATTAGCTGCTTTATTCGTTCATTAAAACCACATATTGGTTGTATGGTCAAATTGCTTGCACCACAATCCGTATCCGAGGCTTTTACCAAAGCAATTCACCAAGAAGAAGCATATGCAGCTACTAGGTTTATACCTAGACAACCATATCGTCCTCCTCATATCAGGACTGATGCTAATGTACAACTTACTCCTTACAATAAATCTACATTACCTCCAGGAGCAAGAC TTTGTGTGAACCCTAGATTAACATTCTTGGATATCGATGCGGAAGACACTGATATTCCTGCTGAGAAATCTGAAGAAATTATTTCCTTTGATCACGCTGAAGTTTCAGAATCAGAACCAAAGATTTCCTTTACTTCACTTATGGGATCTTCTTTTCCTAGAACAATGCGTATTATGGGTTATATGAAGGGTCAGCCCCTCACATTCTTGATCGACTCAGGTTCTACTCATAACTTTTTGCACCCCAACTTGGCTAGGCAATGTGGTTACATTCCACAAGTGAACGATACTGCCTTATGCGTTACAGCAGAAGATGGTGGTCAGATGCAGACTAAGGGCTCCTGTCATAGCATTCCATTCACACTACAGGGCTATTCTTTTTCAGCAGATTTTCATCTATTGGATATCAGTGGATGCGATGCGGTTTTAGGTGTTCATTGGCTACGCACATTAGGTCCTATTACATGGGATTTTTCTAAGCTTACTATGCATTTTCAAAACCAAGATAAAGAGGTATTCTTGCAGGGCACTAATTCTGCTTCGATTAGGTTATTAGATGCTACACCTATGCAACAGTTATTGAGCAAAGAAAGTTATGCAATTTTTCTCCAGATTACTTCAGTTATTTCTTCCACTCCAAGTGTACGTCATTCACCTGAAATTCAACAGTTGTTACATGAGTTTTCTGATATATTCGAGACAACAACTTCTCTTCCTCCAGAAAGGATACACGATCATCGTATTCCACTAGTTTCTGGTTCTACTCGGTCAATGTGA